The following coding sequences are from one Bacteroidota bacterium window:
- a CDS encoding endonuclease encodes MIKKIIYALLFVLTTNLNAIAQAVLPTSWSFTTTGLPTGWTQTGTAFYTASGATPPACKFDNTGDMVTINFASNPGNLTYYIAGNSFAGGTFIIEESVNGTTWTTLHTFTTLPAGTYTLFTDVPASASRFIRFNYSNKVSGNVGLDDVAIAAGAAGPAQEINVKQGISTIVNGGTYTASSPVSTMLPTTFTIENLGTSNTLNISSVNITGPAAADFAVGSAPSTVAALSTGNLVINFTPSVAGTRNAIITINSDDADEAAYVINFNGIGGSYATEPTAQSTALTFTNIKSYRFTGTFTAAAGSPDGYIVLRRTGSAVVDIPVDGTIYQRGDVIGNSMVVMSGTGTTFSPNNVVASTNYHFAVFTYNGTGSFRNYLTTAPLTAMVTSLGSMQPASYYSTVSTSSASFVTDLHNKINPHVQQFYSNYGTKMVSLFAARDTTGDQRVLTCVYSGQEQIYTEPFDWTANDFSREHTYCHNWMPTNPAGGLPEYDDYHHLFPTNQTDANAIRSNYPLGEVVTASYTYLGCKLGPDVNGNIVFEPRDAQKGDAARAMMYEATCYNGVSGNNWSFPNPISGSIPYGQDQNVLKRWHYQDPPSSYEIARNDFVDSLQNNRNPFVDSVQFACYIDFSTMTKISGTPAPCNTASIADNDVFNSIALAPNPNNGNFTTYFTSAKDQKVGMKLFDVAGRVVYSNEVNVNTGSNSIELKLNDLNKGIYLFEFTTQQGKQVVKLVID; translated from the coding sequence ATGATTAAAAAAATTATTTATGCTTTGCTTTTTGTTTTAACAACAAATCTAAATGCAATTGCACAAGCGGTATTGCCAACCAGCTGGAGTTTTACCACTACTGGCTTGCCAACAGGATGGACCCAAACAGGAACCGCATTTTATACCGCTTCTGGTGCAACACCACCCGCATGTAAATTTGATAATACCGGTGATATGGTGACTATTAATTTTGCTAGTAATCCTGGCAATTTAACCTATTACATTGCTGGAAATAGTTTTGCTGGAGGAACATTTATTATTGAAGAATCGGTGAATGGAACTACTTGGACAACATTACATACTTTTACAACATTGCCAGCAGGAACCTATACTTTATTTACAGATGTTCCTGCAAGTGCAAGCCGGTTTATTCGTTTCAACTATTCAAATAAAGTTTCGGGAAATGTTGGATTGGATGATGTAGCAATCGCTGCTGGCGCTGCTGGTCCGGCTCAAGAAATAAATGTAAAACAAGGAATAAGCACCATTGTAAATGGCGGAACATATACTGCCAGTTCTCCGGTGAGCACCATGCTTCCAACTACATTTACAATCGAAAATTTAGGAACATCCAACACCTTAAACATTTCTTCTGTAAACATTACTGGTCCTGCAGCAGCAGATTTTGCAGTTGGTTCAGCGCCTTCAACAGTTGCAGCTTTAAGCACCGGAAATTTAGTTATCAATTTTACTCCATCTGTTGCCGGAACACGAAATGCAATCATCACCATCAACAGTGATGATGCAGATGAAGCGGCTTACGTAATTAATTTCAATGGTATTGGTGGTTCTTATGCAACTGAGCCAACCGCACAGTCGACTGCACTTACATTTACAAACATTAAATCATATCGCTTCACAGGAACATTCACCGCTGCTGCAGGTTCACCGGACGGCTACATTGTTTTGCGCAGAACTGGTTCGGCAGTAGTTGACATTCCTGTTGATGGAACCATTTATCAACGTGGAGATGTCATCGGAAATTCGATGGTGGTGATGAGTGGAACTGGTACTACCTTTTCACCAAACAATGTTGTTGCAAGCACCAACTATCATTTTGCTGTGTTTACATACAATGGAACAGGTTCATTTAGAAACTATTTAACTACTGCACCTTTAACGGCAATGGTAACAAGTTTGGGAAGTATGCAACCTGCCTCTTACTACAGCACGGTTTCAACATCCAGCGCATCGTTTGTAACGGATTTACACAACAAAATTAACCCACACGTACAACAATTTTACAGCAACTATGGAACGAAAATGGTTTCTCTGTTTGCGGCACGTGATACCACCGGTGATCAGCGCGTTTTAACATGCGTGTATAGTGGACAAGAACAAATTTATACCGAACCTTTCGATTGGACAGCGAATGATTTCAGTCGTGAGCATACCTATTGCCACAACTGGATGCCAACAAACCCGGCAGGTGGTTTACCGGAATACGATGATTACCACCATTTGTTCCCAACTAACCAAACAGATGCAAATGCAATAAGAAGCAATTATCCATTAGGAGAAGTAGTAACGGCATCCTATACGTATTTGGGATGTAAACTCGGACCAGATGTAAACGGTAACATTGTGTTTGAACCTCGCGATGCTCAAAAAGGAGATGCTGCTCGTGCGATGATGTACGAAGCAACGTGTTACAACGGTGTTAGCGGAAACAACTGGTCGTTTCCAAACCCAATCAGCGGAAGTATTCCATACGGGCAAGATCAAAATGTTTTGAAAAGATGGCATTATCAAGATCCTCCTTCTTCATACGAAATAGCACGCAACGACTTTGTCGATTCATTGCAAAACAATAGAAATCCATTTGTTGACAGTGTTCAATTTGCATGTTACATTGACTTTTCTACTATGACGAAAATATCCGGAACGCCTGCACCATGCAATACTGCGAGCATTGCCGACAATGATGTATTTAATTCTATTGCTTTGGCTCCGAATCCGAACAACGGAAATTTCACAACATACTTTACTTCTGCTAAAGATCAAAAAGTAGGAATGAAACTTTTTGATGTAGCCGGCAGAGTTGTTTATTCAAATGAAGTAAACGTGAACACAGGAAGTAATTCGATTGAATTAAAATTAAATGATTTAAATAAAGGTATTTATCTCTTTGAGTTTACCACCCAACAAGGTAAACAAGTTGTGAAGTTGGTGATTGATTAA
- a CDS encoding alpha/beta fold hydrolase: MKLFYRKFGEGQPLIILHGLFGQSDNWNSLAKQFSEQGFEVYAVDQRNHGLSPHSDVWDYKAMSEDIFELIKEHELKNVILLGHSMGGKTAMQFAIDYPHYLDKLVVADIAPKYYPMHHQGVLQALQAVDFNIVKTRKEVEAVLSQYITDFGTKQFLLKNIFWIDDTEMAWRFNLKVIIQQIENVGQEVDHIGDATPVDKSCDVPTLFLRGEHSNYILDEDLDLIQELFPNSVLQTIEGAGHWLHAEKPKEFFESVIKFIK; encoded by the coding sequence ATGAAATTATTTTATAGAAAATTTGGTGAAGGACAACCGCTTATTATTTTACACGGATTATTCGGGCAGAGTGATAATTGGAATTCACTTGCAAAACAATTCTCTGAGCAAGGGTTTGAAGTATATGCCGTGGATCAGCGGAATCACGGCCTTTCTCCTCATAGTGATGTTTGGGACTATAAAGCAATGAGTGAGGATATTTTTGAGTTGATTAAAGAGCACGAGTTAAAAAATGTAATCCTGCTCGGCCATTCCATGGGTGGAAAAACGGCCATGCAATTTGCAATCGACTATCCACATTATTTAGATAAATTGGTTGTTGCGGACATTGCTCCGAAATATTATCCAATGCATCATCAAGGCGTTTTGCAAGCCTTGCAAGCCGTTGATTTTAATATTGTGAAAACACGAAAAGAAGTGGAAGCAGTTTTGTCGCAGTACATTACCGACTTTGGCACAAAACAGTTTTTATTGAAAAATATTTTTTGGATAGATGATACGGAGATGGCCTGGCGGTTTAATTTAAAAGTGATTATTCAACAAATTGAAAACGTAGGACAAGAAGTAGATCATATTGGTGATGCCACTCCGGTAGATAAAAGTTGTGATGTTCCTACTTTGTTTTTGAGAGGAGAACATTCAAACTATATATTAGACGAAGATTTGGATTTAATTCAGGAATTGTTTCCAAACAGTGTTCTCCAAACGATAGAAGGAGCAGGGCATTGGTTGCATGCAGAAAAGCCGAAAGAGTTTTTTGAGAGTGTAATCAAGTTCATTAAATAG
- a CDS encoding pyridoxine 5'-phosphate synthase, translating to MSTKLSVNINKIATIRNSRGGNTPNLLKVAMDCERFGAQGITVHPRPDERHIRYADVRELKPLLTTEFNIEGNPKEQKFVDLVLENKPGQVTLVPDGLGQITSDHGWDTINHKTYLKETIALFKNAGIRTSIFVDADVKMIEGALETGTDRIELYTESYAKHFSENKEKAIAPFIVAAKRANELGLGINAGHDLSLQNLNYFAKNVEGLLEVSIGHALISDSLYFGLENTIQLYLRELK from the coding sequence ATGTCGACAAAGTTAAGTGTAAATATCAATAAAATAGCAACCATTCGCAATTCCAGAGGAGGAAACACACCAAACCTTTTGAAAGTAGCGATGGATTGTGAGCGTTTTGGCGCACAAGGTATTACGGTGCATCCGCGTCCGGATGAACGTCATATTCGTTATGCAGATGTGCGAGAATTAAAACCATTGCTCACCACCGAATTTAACATCGAAGGTAATCCGAAAGAACAAAAATTTGTTGATCTTGTTTTAGAAAACAAACCTGGTCAAGTGACGTTGGTTCCTGACGGATTAGGACAAATTACATCCGACCATGGTTGGGATACAATCAATCATAAAACATATTTAAAAGAAACAATAGCTCTTTTTAAAAATGCCGGCATTCGTACCTCCATTTTTGTGGATGCGGATGTAAAAATGATTGAAGGAGCATTGGAAACTGGTACAGATAGAATAGAATTGTATACCGAATCGTATGCAAAGCACTTTTCTGAAAATAAAGAAAAAGCCATTGCACCTTTTATAGTAGCGGCTAAACGAGCAAATGAACTTGGCTTGGGCATTAATGCCGGCCACGATTTGAGTTTGCAAAATTTAAATTATTTTGCAAAAAATGTTGAAGGGCTATTAGAAGTTTCAATTGGTCATGCATTGATATCCGATAGTTTATATTTTGGATTGGAGAATACAATACAGTTGTATTTGAGGGAACTCAAATAG
- a CDS encoding CBS domain-containing protein, translated as MLAKDLITDEIPPLKTTDTGLMAINWMDEFKVTQLPIVKNHEYLGLISDTDILDLNITDEQLGSNKLSLLRPFVFESQHVYEVIKMVSSMKLSVLPVLNQHQHYVGLIPVSSLIHQFATLAATREPGGIVVLEMNLHDYSMTQISQIVEGNDAKILSSYVNSLTDSTKIEVTLKLNKEDLSGILQTFYRYNYNVKASFHQSEFSDDMKNRFDSFMNYINI; from the coding sequence ATGTTAGCAAAAGATTTAATAACAGACGAAATACCACCACTAAAAACTACGGATACCGGATTAATGGCAATTAACTGGATGGATGAGTTTAAAGTGACACAATTGCCTATTGTAAAAAACCACGAATACCTTGGTCTTATTTCCGATACCGACATCTTAGATTTGAATATCACCGATGAGCAACTTGGCAGCAATAAACTTTCGTTATTGCGCCCATTTGTATTTGAAAGTCAACATGTTTATGAAGTCATCAAAATGGTTTCCAGCATGAAACTATCGGTTTTACCTGTATTGAATCAACACCAACATTATGTTGGATTGATTCCTGTTTCATCACTCATTCATCAATTCGCAACACTTGCTGCAACACGTGAACCGGGCGGAATTGTAGTTTTAGAAATGAATTTACACGATTATTCCATGACACAAATTTCACAAATTGTGGAAGGGAATGATGCAAAAATTTTGAGTAGTTACGTAAATTCATTAACCGATTCAACCAAAATTGAGGTGACGCTTAAACTCAATAAAGAAGACCTTTCCGGAATATTACAAACATTCTATAGATACAATTATAACGTAAAAGCATCGTTTCATCAAAGCGAATTTTCGGATGATATGAAAAATCGTTTCGATTCGTTTATGAATTATATTAATATTTAA
- a CDS encoding NAD kinase — MQIAIYGRSTNDNTSEYIQQLFHKLNEYKTEILIYEPFYSFIKQKLELTGNIKTFSSHTDLHGKVDAMFSLGGDGTFLETLSYVRNSGIPVLGINTGRLGFLANVAKTEINMAVDALMQKKYTIEKRSLLSVSGPKGIFGEVNYGLNELTVLKKDTSSMITINAYINGDYLNSYFADGLIIATPTGSTAYSLSCGGPLVMPGSENFVITPIAPHNLNVRPLVISDNNIITLKVEGRSPNYLVTLDSRSEVIESNIELTIKKADFSAHLIKLENQSFFTTMRNKLLWGLDKRN, encoded by the coding sequence ATGCAAATAGCCATCTACGGTCGTTCCACAAATGATAATACTTCCGAGTATATTCAGCAGCTATTTCATAAACTGAACGAATACAAAACCGAGATTCTTATTTACGAACCGTTCTACAGCTTTATCAAACAAAAGCTCGAACTAACGGGAAATATTAAAACGTTTTCTTCCCATACCGACTTGCATGGAAAAGTGGATGCGATGTTCAGTTTGGGTGGTGATGGTACTTTTTTGGAAACCTTGTCCTATGTGCGTAATTCAGGAATTCCGGTTTTAGGAATCAACACCGGTCGCTTAGGCTTTTTAGCGAATGTTGCTAAAACGGAGATTAACATGGCCGTGGACGCTTTGATGCAAAAAAAATACACCATCGAAAAGCGATCCTTGTTAAGCGTTTCCGGGCCAAAAGGCATTTTTGGAGAGGTGAATTATGGGTTGAATGAACTAACCGTTTTGAAAAAGGATACCTCTTCCATGATTACCATCAATGCATACATCAATGGGGATTATTTGAATTCCTATTTTGCTGACGGATTAATTATTGCAACTCCAACAGGCTCAACTGCTTATTCTTTGAGTTGTGGTGGTCCATTGGTGATGCCCGGCTCCGAAAATTTCGTAATTACTCCCATTGCTCCCCACAATTTAAATGTTCGCCCCTTGGTTATTTCCGATAACAATATCATTACTCTAAAAGTAGAAGGAAGAAGTCCGAATTACCTTGTAACCCTCGACTCTAGAAGCGAAGTGATTGAATCCAACATCGAATTAACCATCAAAAAGGCAGACTTTTCTGCCCACCTCATAAAACTCGAAAACCAAAGCTTTTTTACCACCATGAGAAACAAGCTACTTTGGGGATTGGACAAGCGCAATTAA
- a CDS encoding outer membrane beta-barrel protein → MKKHSFILFIALLVGLTGMAQRNKRTAEVGVFLGGCYYIGELNPLRHVNQFTKPAGGFVFRYNINKRLAARASALFGSVEGHDSFSNSQAAQQRNLSFKSPINELSAQLEFNFMDYQIGMEKHKFSPYIFVGLAGFKFNPQGQLGNNWVALQPLGTEGQGLEGGASKKKYRLIQMSIPFGVGAKANLSKNIGLSFEWGMRKTFTDYLDDVSTKYYNPVVLAAARGGTAAVMSDPSIGTDPAFNNTGRQRGNPTNKDWYSFIGVALTIRLKDKPEKCPGVQ, encoded by the coding sequence GTGAAAAAACACTCTTTTATACTATTCATTGCTTTGCTTGTCGGCCTCACCGGCATGGCACAACGTAACAAAAGAACCGCTGAAGTGGGTGTGTTTCTGGGTGGATGCTATTATATTGGCGAATTAAATCCGTTGAGACATGTCAATCAGTTTACCAAGCCAGCCGGAGGGTTTGTATTTCGATATAACATCAACAAACGCTTAGCTGCAAGAGCGAGTGCTTTGTTTGGCAGTGTTGAAGGACACGATTCATTTTCCAACTCCCAAGCAGCTCAGCAACGCAACTTAAGTTTTAAATCTCCTATCAATGAGCTTTCTGCACAATTGGAATTCAACTTTATGGACTACCAGATTGGTATGGAAAAACATAAATTTTCGCCCTATATTTTTGTTGGCCTTGCCGGATTTAAATTTAACCCACAAGGACAATTGGGAAATAACTGGGTAGCATTGCAGCCGCTAGGAACAGAAGGCCAAGGTTTAGAAGGCGGAGCCTCCAAAAAGAAATACCGATTGATCCAGATGTCCATCCCGTTTGGTGTTGGTGCAAAAGCAAATCTTTCCAAAAACATCGGTTTATCCTTTGAATGGGGGATGCGTAAAACATTTACCGACTATCTTGACGATGTGAGTACAAAATATTACAACCCGGTTGTTTTAGCGGCTGCTCGCGGTGGCACAGCTGCAGTGATGTCGGATCCCAGCATTGGAACCGACCCTGCATTTAACAATACAGGAAGACAAAGAGGAAATCCAACGAATAAAGATTGGTACTCGTTTATTGGTGTTGCATTAACCATCCGTTTAAAAGATAAACCGGAGAAATGCCCGGGTGTGCAATAA
- a CDS encoding isoprenyl transferase: MKEKINLEKLPQHIAIIMDGNGRWAKQQGEQRIFGHENGVKSVRDAVEAAAELGVKYLTLYAFSTENWNRPKEEVIALMQLLVHTISAETKTLNENKIRLQAIGDLKSLPEDCLFELQEAIENTKNNNRTTLVLALSYSSRWEITNAVKRIAEQIENKKLTAAQITEEIINANLNTADMPEPELMIRTSGEHRISNFLLWQLAYSELYFTDKLWPDFRKEDLYEAIVDYQNRERRFGKTSEQLIS, translated from the coding sequence ATGAAAGAAAAAATAAACCTTGAAAAATTACCACAGCACATTGCAATCATCATGGATGGCAACGGACGCTGGGCAAAACAACAAGGGGAGCAACGAATCTTCGGGCATGAAAATGGAGTAAAATCTGTTCGCGATGCCGTAGAAGCCGCTGCCGAATTGGGCGTAAAATACCTCACACTTTATGCCTTTTCAACTGAAAATTGGAACCGCCCGAAGGAAGAAGTCATTGCATTGATGCAACTGTTGGTGCATACAATCAGTGCTGAAACAAAAACATTGAACGAAAACAAAATCCGCTTACAAGCCATTGGCGATTTAAAAAGTTTACCGGAAGATTGTCTTTTCGAATTGCAAGAAGCAATTGAAAACACAAAGAATAATAACCGCACCACACTGGTACTGGCGTTGAGTTACAGCTCACGTTGGGAAATTACAAATGCCGTGAAACGCATTGCAGAACAAATAGAAAACAAAAAACTTACTGCTGCACAAATAACGGAAGAGATTATCAATGCGAATTTAAACACAGCAGATATGCCGGAACCGGAACTGATGATTCGCACCAGCGGTGAACACCGCATCAGCAACTTTTTATTGTGGCAATTGGCTTACTCTGAACTTTATTTTACTGATAAATTATGGCCCGACTTCCGAAAAGAAGATTTATACGAAGCTATAGTTGATTATCAAAACCGTGAGCGCAGATTTGGGAAAACGAGCGAACAATTAATTTCATAA